The Algihabitans albus genome window below encodes:
- a CDS encoding bifunctional acetate--CoA ligase family protein/GNAT family N-acetyltransferase, producing the protein MSVRHLDKLFAPRSIALIGASNREKSVGQVVARNLFHSGFAGPVMPVNPKAEAVEGVLAYPDVAGLPFAPDLAVICTPPDTVAGLVGELGARGTKACVVITAGFGEGGDEEGHRRRQAVLDAAQPHTLRLVGPNCVGMMVPPLGLNASFAHIGAKSGNLAFLTQSGAMVTAMLDWATPRGIGFSKVVSLGDMADVDFGDLLDYLANDRDTRAILLYVEAVTHARKFMSAARAAARAKPVIVIKGGRHAEGMKAAASHTGALAGSDAVYDAAFKRAGMLRVYTLEELFDAAETLSNSARQARTVGERLAILTNGGGLGVLATDALIEGGGKLAELSPDTLTLLDGVLPETWSRGNPVDIIGDAPGERYEAALAGLLADRQVDAVLVMNCPVAVADPLDAATSVVKAIEEAGGRRKPVFTAWLGENAPQAARRLFAEKALPSYPTPEQAVRAFMHLVRYRRNQELLMETPDSVPAHVDPDQDTVRSLLEGALVEGREWLTEPEAKRVLAAYGIPTVQTREVADAETALAAAEELGFPVALKILSPDITHKSDVGGVKLDIESAEQLQRETARMLRRCQEAQPDARITGFTVQQMARRPGAHELILGIVEDLQFGPVVLFGAGGTAVEVIKDKALALPPLNMTLARAMIGETRIHGLLQGYRDQPAADQDAIARALIDLARLAADFQEIVEIDINPLLADAEGVLALDARVKVQAAPDASRRPAWRLAIRPYPKHLEQDGEMRDGTAVKLRPVRPEDEAALVETYSKMTADDVHMRFFHYMKALDHESAARLTQIDYNREMALVAEPADQPGEIWGVVRVAADPDNARAEYAVSVRSELKGRGLGYLLMRRILAYAEERGIGEVWGDVLSENERMLQMNQELGFTLSRHADDPGVVRVVKKLN; encoded by the coding sequence ATGTCCGTCCGCCATCTCGACAAGCTTTTCGCCCCGCGCTCGATCGCGCTGATCGGGGCGAGCAACCGCGAGAAGTCGGTGGGGCAGGTCGTGGCCCGCAACCTCTTCCACAGCGGCTTCGCCGGGCCGGTCATGCCGGTCAATCCCAAGGCCGAGGCGGTCGAGGGCGTGCTGGCCTATCCCGATGTGGCGGGGCTGCCCTTCGCGCCGGACCTGGCGGTGATCTGCACGCCGCCCGACACGGTGGCCGGACTGGTCGGCGAGCTGGGCGCGCGCGGCACCAAGGCCTGCGTGGTGATCACCGCCGGCTTCGGCGAGGGCGGCGACGAGGAGGGGCACCGGCGCCGGCAGGCGGTGCTGGACGCGGCGCAGCCCCACACCCTGCGGCTGGTCGGACCGAACTGCGTCGGCATGATGGTGCCGCCGCTGGGGCTCAACGCCAGCTTCGCCCATATCGGCGCGAAGAGCGGCAATCTCGCCTTCCTCACCCAGTCGGGCGCCATGGTCACGGCCATGCTGGACTGGGCGACGCCGCGCGGCATCGGCTTTTCCAAGGTGGTCTCGCTCGGCGACATGGCCGACGTGGACTTCGGCGACCTGCTGGACTACCTGGCCAACGACCGCGACACCCGCGCGATCCTGCTCTACGTCGAGGCCGTGACCCACGCCCGCAAATTCATGTCGGCGGCGCGGGCGGCGGCGCGGGCCAAGCCGGTGATCGTGATCAAGGGCGGCCGCCACGCCGAGGGCATGAAGGCGGCGGCCAGCCACACCGGCGCCCTGGCCGGCTCCGACGCCGTCTACGACGCGGCCTTCAAGCGGGCCGGCATGCTGCGGGTCTATACCCTGGAGGAGCTGTTCGACGCCGCCGAGACCCTGTCCAACAGCGCGCGCCAGGCCCGCACGGTGGGCGAGCGCCTGGCGATCCTGACCAACGGCGGCGGGCTCGGCGTGCTCGCCACCGACGCCCTGATCGAGGGCGGCGGCAAGCTGGCCGAGCTGTCGCCGGACACCCTGACCCTCCTGGACGGCGTCCTGCCGGAGACCTGGAGCCGGGGCAACCCGGTCGACATCATCGGCGATGCGCCGGGCGAGCGCTACGAGGCGGCGCTGGCCGGCCTGCTGGCCGACCGGCAGGTCGACGCGGTGCTGGTGATGAACTGCCCGGTCGCGGTCGCCGATCCGCTGGACGCCGCGACCTCCGTGGTCAAGGCGATCGAGGAGGCCGGGGGGCGCCGCAAGCCGGTCTTCACCGCCTGGCTGGGCGAGAACGCGCCGCAGGCGGCGCGGCGGCTCTTCGCCGAAAAAGCCCTGCCGAGCTATCCAACGCCAGAACAGGCCGTGCGCGCCTTCATGCATCTGGTCCGCTACCGCCGGAACCAGGAACTGCTGATGGAGACGCCGGATTCGGTGCCGGCCCACGTCGATCCGGACCAGGACACCGTGCGGAGCCTGCTGGAGGGTGCCCTGGTGGAGGGCCGGGAGTGGCTGACCGAGCCGGAGGCCAAGCGGGTCCTGGCCGCCTACGGCATTCCCACCGTGCAGACCCGCGAGGTGGCCGACGCCGAGACGGCGCTGGCCGCGGCGGAGGAGCTGGGCTTTCCGGTGGCGCTGAAGATCCTCTCGCCCGACATCACCCACAAGTCCGACGTCGGCGGCGTCAAGCTGGACATCGAGAGCGCCGAACAGTTGCAGCGCGAGACGGCCCGCATGCTGCGCCGCTGCCAGGAGGCCCAGCCCGACGCCCGCATCACCGGCTTTACCGTGCAGCAGATGGCGCGGCGGCCCGGCGCTCACGAGTTGATCCTGGGCATCGTCGAGGACCTGCAGTTCGGCCCGGTCGTGCTGTTCGGCGCGGGCGGCACGGCGGTCGAGGTCATCAAGGACAAGGCGCTGGCTCTTCCGCCGCTGAACATGACCCTGGCCCGCGCGATGATCGGCGAGACCCGGATCCACGGCCTGCTGCAGGGCTACCGCGACCAGCCGGCGGCCGATCAGGACGCCATCGCCCGCGCCCTGATCGACCTCGCCCGCTTGGCCGCCGATTTTCAGGAAATCGTGGAGATCGACATCAACCCGCTGCTCGCCGACGCCGAAGGCGTGCTGGCGCTGGACGCGCGGGTCAAGGTGCAGGCGGCGCCCGACGCCTCGCGCCGCCCCGCCTGGCGGCTGGCGATCCGGCCCTATCCGAAGCACCTGGAGCAGGATGGCGAGATGCGCGACGGCACGGCGGTCAAGCTGCGCCCCGTGCGGCCGGAGGACGAGGCCGCGTTGGTCGAGACCTACAGCAAGATGACGGCGGACGACGTGCACATGCGCTTCTTCCACTACATGAAGGCGCTGGACCACGAGTCGGCGGCGCGGCTGACCCAGATCGACTACAACCGCGAAATGGCGCTGGTCGCCGAGCCGGCCGACCAGCCCGGCGAGATCTGGGGCGTGGTGCGCGTCGCCGCCGATCCCGACAACGCCCGCGCCGAATACGCCGTCTCCGTGCGCTCTGAACTGAAGGGCCGAGGACTCGGCTACCTGCTGATGCGGCGCATCCTGGCCTACGCCGAGGAGCGCGGCATCGGCGAGGTCTGGGGCGACGTCCTCTCCGAGAACGAGCGCATGCTGCAGATGAACCAGGAGCTGGGCTTCACCCTCTCGCGCCACGCCGACGACCCGGGGGTCGTCCGCGTGGTCAAGAAGCTGAACTGA
- a CDS encoding AmpG family muropeptide MFS transporter produces MAALFSVDTRGWREALAVYRTRRQLVIFLMGFSSGLPLLLGFSTLSFWLREADVGLAAIGGLLTVATPYSLKFVWAPLLDHVRLPFLTRWFGLRRGWLLLIQLLLIGSIVLVGQGDPAQSLGFLALAAVLMAFLSASQDIVIDAYRIEILADHEQGAGAAMTQAGYRVGLLAAGAGALALADFIAWSWVYAIMAGLIGIGILGTLIGAEPVNRRPPPPKQPAAWLRHAAVDPLTDFTKRRGWLVILAFVLLYKYGDAVAGAMANPFYFDLGFSGVEIASVTKVFGVVMTMLGVFAGGLLVARLGILPALAIGGVLQAATNLIFAWLATQGHDLRALAIAVGADNFTGGLGSAAFVAYLSSLCNLAFTATQYALLTSLMAFGRTVLAANAGWFAEWLGWPGFFLATTLLAIPALLLLWHLARLYPIRKPPSGTQNATEPAG; encoded by the coding sequence ATGGCCGCACTCTTTTCCGTCGATACCCGCGGGTGGCGCGAGGCCCTAGCCGTGTACCGCACGCGGCGTCAGCTCGTCATCTTCCTGATGGGCTTTTCCAGCGGGCTGCCGCTGCTGCTGGGCTTTTCCACCCTGTCCTTCTGGCTGCGCGAGGCCGATGTCGGGCTGGCGGCCATCGGCGGGCTGCTGACCGTCGCCACGCCCTACAGCCTGAAATTCGTCTGGGCGCCGCTGCTCGACCATGTGCGCCTGCCGTTCCTGACCCGCTGGTTCGGCCTGCGCCGGGGCTGGCTGCTGCTGATCCAGCTTCTGCTGATCGGCTCCATCGTGCTGGTGGGGCAGGGCGATCCGGCGCAGTCGCTCGGCTTCCTGGCGCTGGCGGCGGTGCTGATGGCCTTCCTCTCGGCCAGCCAGGACATCGTGATCGACGCCTACCGGATCGAGATCCTGGCAGACCACGAGCAGGGGGCCGGCGCCGCCATGACCCAGGCGGGCTACCGGGTCGGGCTGCTGGCCGCGGGCGCGGGCGCGCTGGCCCTGGCCGACTTCATCGCCTGGTCCTGGGTCTACGCGATCATGGCCGGGCTGATCGGCATCGGCATCCTGGGCACCCTGATCGGGGCGGAGCCGGTCAACCGCCGCCCGCCGCCGCCGAAACAGCCGGCGGCCTGGCTGCGCCACGCGGCGGTCGATCCCCTGACCGACTTCACCAAACGGCGCGGCTGGCTGGTGATCCTGGCCTTCGTGCTGCTCTACAAGTACGGCGACGCGGTGGCCGGGGCGATGGCCAACCCCTTCTACTTCGACCTGGGCTTTTCCGGGGTGGAGATCGCCAGCGTGACCAAGGTCTTCGGCGTGGTCATGACCATGCTGGGCGTATTCGCCGGCGGTCTGCTGGTGGCGCGGCTCGGCATCCTGCCGGCCCTGGCGATCGGCGGCGTGCTGCAGGCCGCGACCAACCTGATCTTCGCCTGGCTGGCCACCCAGGGGCATGACCTGCGGGCCCTGGCGATTGCGGTGGGGGCGGACAACTTCACTGGCGGGTTGGGCTCGGCGGCCTTCGTCGCCTACCTCTCGTCGCTCTGCAACCTGGCCTTCACGGCGACCCAGTACGCGCTGCTGACCTCGCTGATGGCCTTCGGCCGCACGGTGCTGGCCGCCAACGCGGGCTGGTTCGCCGAATGGCTCGGCTGGCCGGGTTTCTTCCTCGCCACAACCCTGCTGGCGATTCCGGCCCTGCTGCTGCTCTGGCATCTCGCGCGGCTCTATCCGATCCGGAAGCCGCCGAGCGGCACGCAAAACGCCACGGAGCCTGCCGGGTAG
- the coaE gene encoding dephospho-CoA kinase (Dephospho-CoA kinase (CoaE) performs the final step in coenzyme A biosynthesis.) yields MFVLGLTGSIGMGKSTAAALLRRLGLPVHDADAAVHRLLAAGGAAVAPVLAAFPDVAAPDGGIDRRALGAQVFRDGAALKRLETLLHPLVRAEALRFLARQQRLDAAVAILDIPLLYETGGEALCDAVVVVTAPAWLQAQRVLRRPGMTPETFAAIKAKQLPDAEKRRRADVLVQTGLGKADTLRRLRGIARLAATYRGRAWPPESGLRAGRVTAGGPVAGRRPMKPNREA; encoded by the coding sequence GTGTTCGTGCTGGGCCTGACCGGCTCCATCGGCATGGGCAAGTCCACGGCGGCCGCCTTGCTGCGCCGCCTGGGCCTGCCGGTGCATGATGCCGACGCCGCCGTGCATCGCCTGCTGGCCGCCGGCGGCGCGGCCGTGGCCCCGGTGCTGGCGGCCTTTCCAGACGTCGCGGCGCCGGACGGCGGCATCGACCGCCGGGCGCTGGGCGCTCAGGTCTTCCGCGACGGCGCCGCGCTGAAGCGGCTGGAGACGCTCCTGCACCCCCTGGTGCGGGCGGAGGCGCTGCGCTTCCTGGCCCGGCAGCAGCGCCTCGACGCCGCGGTCGCGATCCTCGACATTCCACTGCTCTACGAGACCGGCGGGGAAGCCCTCTGCGACGCGGTGGTCGTGGTCACCGCCCCGGCCTGGCTGCAGGCCCAGCGGGTGCTGCGCCGGCCCGGCATGACGCCGGAGACCTTCGCCGCCATCAAGGCCAAGCAGTTGCCCGACGCCGAGAAGCGCCGCCGCGCCGACGTCCTGGTCCAGACCGGCCTGGGCAAGGCCGATACCTTGCGGCGACTCCGCGGCATTGCGAGACTTGCCGCCACCTATCGGGGCCGCGCCTGGCCGCCCGAAAGCGGGCTGCGCGCGGGGCGCGTGACCGCCGGAGGTCCCGTCGCCGGCCGGCGGCCCATGAAGCCGAATCGAGAGGCCTGA
- the dnaQ gene encoding DNA polymerase III subunit epsilon, protein MREIVLDTETTGLDPLQGHRVIELAALELVNHMATGRSWREYIDPEREVEEDARRVHGIDNAFLEGKPKFAAVAEGFLEFLGDAAIVAHNAAFDLGFLKAELLRLGKPELPNPVIDTLAMARQRFPGSPNSLDALCRRFEIDNSSRSYHGALLDCELLAEVYLELKGGRQPGLSLADERAGSRQGGGPTLVSLDSAGTKPRREPRPHAATAEELEAHKAMLEGIKDPLWGRG, encoded by the coding sequence ATGCGCGAGATCGTGCTGGATACCGAGACCACGGGCCTCGACCCGCTGCAGGGCCACCGGGTCATCGAGCTGGCGGCGCTGGAGCTGGTCAACCACATGGCGACCGGCCGCTCCTGGCGCGAGTACATCGACCCCGAGCGCGAGGTGGAGGAGGACGCGCGCCGCGTCCATGGCATCGACAACGCCTTCCTGGAGGGCAAGCCGAAGTTCGCGGCGGTGGCCGAGGGCTTCCTGGAGTTCCTGGGCGATGCCGCCATCGTCGCCCACAACGCCGCCTTCGACCTGGGCTTCCTGAAGGCCGAGCTGCTGCGCCTGGGCAAGCCCGAGCTGCCCAACCCCGTGATCGACACCCTGGCGATGGCGCGCCAGCGCTTCCCCGGCTCTCCCAACTCCCTCGACGCCCTCTGCCGCCGCTTCGAGATCGACAACTCCTCGCGGAGCTACCACGGCGCCCTGCTGGACTGCGAACTGCTGGCCGAGGTCTACCTGGAACTCAAGGGCGGCCGCCAACCCGGCCTCAGCCTCGCCGACGAGCGCGCCGGCAGCCGCCAAGGCGGCGGACCTACGCTGGTGTCACTCGACAGCGCCGGTACGAAGCCGCGCCGCGAGCCGCGCCCCCACGCCGCCACGGCAGAGGAGCTGGAGGCGCACAAGGCGATGCTGGAAGGGATCAAGGACCCGCTATGGGGGCGAGGGTAG
- a CDS encoding 2-hydroxychromene-2-carboxylate isomerase, which yields MAPKMEFWFEFASTYSYLSVMRLSDLARDRGVSVAWRPLLLGPIFAEQGLTTSPFNLYPGKGAYMWRDMERRAAKFGIPFRRRAPGDSVPFPQNGLKAARLALIGLDADWGQAFCRSVFQAQFVEGADISDEGLLGKLADQAGAPADATTQANAEVNKLRLRDSVEDAKTKGLFGAPSFVVGEELFWGDDRLEDALDWAAIRQLSS from the coding sequence TTGGCGCCGAAGATGGAGTTCTGGTTCGAGTTCGCCTCGACCTATTCCTACCTCTCGGTGATGCGGCTGAGCGATCTGGCCCGCGACCGGGGCGTTTCCGTCGCCTGGCGTCCCCTGCTGTTGGGGCCGATCTTCGCGGAGCAAGGTTTGACTACCTCGCCCTTCAACCTCTATCCGGGGAAGGGTGCCTACATGTGGCGGGACATGGAACGCCGCGCCGCCAAGTTCGGCATTCCCTTCAGACGCCGCGCGCCGGGAGACTCGGTGCCCTTCCCGCAGAACGGCCTCAAGGCCGCCCGCCTCGCGCTGATCGGCCTGGACGCGGACTGGGGGCAGGCTTTCTGCCGCAGCGTCTTCCAGGCTCAATTCGTCGAGGGCGCCGACATCTCCGACGAAGGCCTGCTCGGCAAGCTTGCGGACCAGGCGGGCGCCCCGGCCGACGCGACCACGCAGGCCAACGCCGAGGTCAACAAGCTGCGTCTCCGAGACTCTGTCGAGGACGCCAAGACCAAGGGCCTCTTCGGCGCGCCCTCCTTCGTCGTCGGCGAGGAACTCTTCTGGGGCGACGACCGCCTGGAAGATGCCTTGGACTGGGCGGCTATCCGGCAGCTGAGCTCTTAG
- a CDS encoding MBL fold metallo-hydrolase: MSAPIQLQIPTARTVLPLAVSLLAASLLTAAPAAASEQIADQYPQSVLYQKPVEVIPHVWSAIGATAPPTYENSGHNNNLSFLVTGAGVIVINAGACAQLAEALHEEIRQITDEPVRLVINENGQGHAMLGNSYWAGQQVPILAQSYAAAEFEAHGGDILARMQDYNRDKAEGTDLQGPTETFEDEKVIEMGRFRVEVKNLGPAHAPGDIVVWLPEQSLVISGDMAFHERLLPIFEDTDTAAWLDSWEGFEALEATYVIPGHGHPTNMDQVRRYTKDYLVHLRGEIRTLIDAGGSLKEAYYVDQAAFAHLDTFEQLATRNAGRVFEQMEWE, encoded by the coding sequence ATGTCCGCCCCGATCCAGCTCCAAATCCCGACCGCCAGAACCGTGCTGCCCCTTGCTGTCTCCCTCCTGGCCGCGTCTCTTCTGACCGCCGCCCCGGCCGCGGCCAGCGAGCAGATCGCCGATCAGTATCCGCAGTCCGTCCTCTATCAGAAGCCGGTGGAGGTGATTCCCCACGTCTGGTCGGCGATCGGCGCCACCGCGCCGCCGACCTACGAGAACTCGGGGCACAACAACAACCTCTCCTTCCTCGTCACCGGCGCGGGCGTGATCGTGATCAACGCCGGCGCCTGCGCCCAGCTCGCCGAGGCGCTGCATGAGGAGATCAGGCAGATCACCGACGAGCCGGTGCGGCTGGTGATCAACGAGAACGGCCAGGGCCACGCCATGCTGGGCAACAGCTACTGGGCCGGGCAGCAGGTGCCGATCCTGGCGCAGAGCTACGCCGCCGCCGAGTTCGAAGCCCATGGCGGCGACATCCTGGCGCGTATGCAGGACTACAACCGCGACAAGGCGGAGGGCACCGACCTGCAGGGTCCGACCGAGACCTTCGAGGACGAGAAAGTCATCGAGATGGGCCGCTTTCGGGTCGAGGTGAAGAACCTGGGGCCGGCCCACGCGCCCGGCGACATCGTCGTCTGGCTGCCGGAGCAGAGCCTGGTCATCTCCGGCGACATGGCCTTCCACGAACGCCTGCTGCCGATCTTCGAGGACACGGACACCGCCGCCTGGCTGGACAGCTGGGAGGGCTTCGAGGCGCTGGAGGCGACCTACGTCATCCCCGGCCACGGCCACCCGACCAACATGGACCAGGTGCGCCGCTACACGAAGGACTACCTGGTCCACCTGCGCGGCGAGATCCGCACACTGATCGACGCCGGCGGCAGCCTGAAAGAGGCCTACTACGTCGACCAGGCCGCCTTCGCCCACCTGGACACCTTCGAGCAGTTGGCGACCCGGAATGCGGGGCGCGTGTTCGAGCAGATGGAGTGGGAGTAG
- a CDS encoding transglutaminase family protein — MTTLSVRHTTVYRYARPVRFGEHRLMFRPRDSHDLRLVDTALTISPNAEVRWLHDVFSNSIAIASFTKPAAELRFDSRITVEHYGLEGVPEFPLEPYARTYPFSYSSQEVPDLGRTIERHYPDPEGKIDAWVKGFFHGRSSLDTQVLLTEMNQAIGAQFGYQRRYALGTQTPVETLELGSGSCRDLALFMMSAARSLGFAARFVTGYLYDPALDRQGTSRAGGPGPCQPAPQTPPAGPVPGEPTALAEATPQPLPIEPAIRGAGDTHAWVQIYLPGAGWVEFDPTNGLIGGSRLIRVGVARDPNQAIPLQGTYSGAPDDFLEMSVEVEVTRVESQPPQRAVG; from the coding sequence ATGACCACTCTGTCGGTCCGTCACACGACGGTCTATCGCTATGCACGGCCCGTCCGCTTCGGCGAGCATCGCCTGATGTTCCGGCCGCGCGACAGCCACGACCTGCGGCTGGTCGACACCGCCCTGACCATCTCGCCGAACGCCGAGGTGCGCTGGCTGCACGACGTCTTCTCGAACTCCATCGCCATCGCCAGCTTCACCAAGCCGGCCGCCGAACTGCGTTTCGACTCGCGCATCACGGTCGAGCATTACGGCCTGGAGGGCGTGCCGGAGTTCCCGCTGGAGCCCTACGCCCGCACCTACCCCTTCAGCTATTCCTCGCAGGAGGTGCCGGACCTGGGGCGCACCATCGAGCGGCACTATCCCGATCCGGAGGGCAAGATCGACGCCTGGGTCAAAGGGTTCTTTCACGGGCGCAGCTCGCTCGACACCCAGGTGCTGCTGACCGAGATGAACCAGGCCATCGGCGCCCAGTTCGGCTACCAGCGGCGCTACGCCCTGGGCACCCAGACGCCGGTGGAAACGCTGGAGCTGGGCAGCGGGTCCTGCCGCGATCTGGCGCTCTTCATGATGTCGGCGGCGCGCAGCCTGGGCTTCGCCGCGCGCTTCGTCACCGGCTACCTCTACGATCCCGCCCTGGACCGCCAAGGCACGTCGCGCGCCGGCGGACCCGGCCCCTGCCAGCCGGCGCCGCAAACTCCGCCGGCCGGGCCGGTCCCGGGCGAGCCGACGGCGCTCGCCGAGGCGACGCCGCAACCGCTGCCGATCGAGCCGGCGATCCGCGGCGCCGGCGACACTCACGCTTGGGTCCAGATCTACCTGCCCGGCGCCGGCTGGGTGGAGTTCGACCCGACCAACGGCCTGATCGGCGGCAGCCGCCTGATCCGCGTCGGCGTGGCCCGCGACCCCAATCAGGCGATCCCCCTGCAGGGAACCTACAGCGGCGCGCCCGACGACTTCCTGGAGATGTCCGTCGAGGTTGAGGTCACCCGCGTCGAGAGCCAGCCACCGCAACGCGCGGTGGGGTGA
- a CDS encoding class I SAM-dependent methyltransferase produces MTDRETPGAAGLETPGPPDPEWYRSFFTGLAVEMWRQAVPDTRVAAEVDLAADLLDLDEGDAVLDAPCGTGRHALELAARGYAPTAIDLSNEALEELRTAAAASGLELDLRQLDLRALPFEGLFPGAVCLGNSFGYFPPDGCRSVLEGFGRALRPGGRLLLHSAMAAECLLPGLAPRVELQIGDVAVTVENRYLPLAGRLDTRYSLARGEERMVRDASHWVFTIAELGRMMTEANLAVTALFADGEGADFILGESDEVYFLAEKYFKSDR; encoded by the coding sequence GTGACTGACCGGGAGACGCCCGGCGCTGCCGGTTTAGAGACACCCGGCCCGCCCGATCCCGAGTGGTATCGCAGCTTCTTCACCGGTCTGGCGGTCGAGATGTGGCGCCAGGCCGTGCCCGATACCCGCGTCGCCGCCGAGGTGGATCTGGCCGCCGACCTGCTGGACCTGGACGAGGGCGACGCCGTTCTGGACGCGCCCTGCGGCACCGGACGCCATGCCCTGGAGCTGGCGGCGCGCGGCTATGCGCCCACCGCGATCGATCTCAGCAACGAGGCTCTGGAGGAGCTCCGGACGGCCGCCGCCGCGAGCGGCCTGGAGCTTGACCTGCGGCAGCTCGACCTGCGTGCGCTTCCCTTCGAAGGCCTGTTTCCAGGCGCGGTCTGCCTCGGCAACTCTTTCGGCTACTTTCCGCCGGACGGCTGCCGCTCGGTGCTGGAGGGCTTCGGACGCGCGCTAAGGCCCGGTGGCCGCCTGCTGCTGCATTCGGCCATGGCGGCTGAGTGCCTGCTGCCCGGTCTAGCGCCCCGGGTGGAGCTGCAGATCGGCGACGTGGCGGTGACGGTGGAGAACCGCTATCTGCCATTGGCCGGCCGCCTCGACACCCGCTACAGCCTGGCGCGCGGTGAGGAGCGGATGGTCCGCGATGCGAGCCACTGGGTCTTCACCATCGCCGAACTGGGCCGAATGATGACCGAGGCGAATCTGGCCGTCACCGCCCTTTTCGCCGACGGCGAGGGCGCCGATTTCATCCTGGGAGAGAGCGATGAGGTCTATTTCTTGGCGGAAAAGTATTTTAAATCAGATAGATAG
- a CDS encoding phenylacetate--CoA ligase family protein yields MTGAPTHFDELETRAPEARDVALFAALRDQVQRLKTLASGWAERLEGVDPATLTDRTALARLPVTRKHDLIELQKTLPPFGGLNAAGPGEAGRIFVSPGPIFEMEARDSDYGRIARALFAAGFRPGEVVHNCFAYHMTPGGWIMDWGIRALGCAVIPAGVGNTEQQVQAIAHLRPQAWCGTPDYLKVLLDKGAEQSLDLSSITKAMVSGGALFPSLRQEYAERGVAVRQCYATAELGLVAYETGGPGGPNEGMVVDEGVLLEIVRPGTGDPVAEGEVGEVVATSFNPAYPMIRLATGDLSALLPGQSACGRTNLRIKGWMGRADQTAKIKGLFVHPEQVAAVVARHPQVAKARLVVDRQGEADRMTLRCEVTTSYEGLPEKLGETLQSVCKLRGEVTLLHPGELPNDGKVIEDARSYE; encoded by the coding sequence ATGACGGGCGCGCCCACCCACTTCGACGAGTTGGAGACCCGTGCGCCCGAGGCGCGCGATGTGGCGCTCTTCGCGGCCCTGCGCGATCAGGTCCAGCGCCTCAAGACCTTGGCGAGCGGCTGGGCCGAGCGGCTGGAGGGGGTGGACCCGGCCACCCTGACCGACCGGACGGCCCTGGCGCGCTTGCCGGTCACCCGCAAGCACGACCTGATCGAACTGCAGAAGACGCTGCCGCCCTTCGGTGGACTGAACGCCGCCGGGCCGGGCGAGGCCGGGCGGATCTTCGTCTCGCCGGGACCGATCTTCGAGATGGAGGCGCGCGACAGCGACTACGGGCGGATCGCGCGCGCGCTCTTCGCCGCCGGCTTCCGGCCCGGCGAGGTCGTGCACAACTGCTTCGCCTATCACATGACCCCCGGCGGCTGGATCATGGACTGGGGCATCCGGGCGCTGGGCTGCGCCGTGATTCCGGCCGGAGTCGGCAATACCGAGCAGCAGGTGCAGGCCATCGCCCACCTGCGGCCCCAGGCTTGGTGCGGCACCCCCGACTATCTGAAGGTGCTGCTCGACAAGGGCGCCGAACAAAGCCTCGACCTGAGTTCGATCACCAAGGCCATGGTCTCCGGCGGCGCGCTCTTCCCCTCCCTGCGCCAGGAGTACGCCGAGCGCGGCGTCGCCGTGCGGCAGTGCTATGCAACCGCCGAGCTGGGGCTGGTCGCCTACGAGACCGGCGGACCGGGCGGCCCGAACGAGGGCATGGTGGTCGACGAGGGCGTGCTCCTGGAGATCGTACGCCCCGGCACCGGCGATCCCGTTGCGGAGGGCGAGGTCGGCGAGGTGGTGGCGACCAGCTTCAACCCGGCCTATCCCATGATCCGTCTAGCGACCGGCGACCTCTCGGCGCTGCTGCCGGGGCAGAGCGCCTGCGGCCGGACCAATCTGCGGATCAAGGGCTGGATGGGCCGGGCCGACCAGACCGCCAAGATCAAGGGCCTGTTCGTCCATCCCGAACAGGTGGCTGCCGTGGTCGCCCGCCACCCCCAGGTCGCCAAGGCCCGGCTGGTGGTCGACCGCCAGGGCGAGGCCGACCGCATGACCCTGCGCTGCGAGGTCACGACCTCCTACGAAGGCTTGCCGGAAAAGCTGGGCGAGACGCTGCAGTCGGTCTGCAAGCTGCGCGGAGAGGTTACCCTGCTGCATCCCGGCGAGCTGCCCAACGACGGTAAGGTGATCGAGGACGCCCGCAGCTATGAGTGA